The sequence ACAGTTTACAACTTTGCCTTTCAAAATTTCCTCCTGGCAATTTAAGTATTTATTTGTAGCTTGCTCTTAATTATTTTTGTTACTTTTATTCTACTACAAAATATTTATTTTTTTTTGAAAACTGAAAATAATTATATTACTAGTATAATTAGTATGTTAGAAACAAAATATTTATTTTACGGAGGATATCTTTGCAACAGACAGGATATATATTTATTTTTCTCGTAATAATAGTAAATTTGTTTGGAGTCTTTTTAGAATTTTTAAATCTCAAGAACATTAACATAAACAATTTAGAAAAAATTAAAAAAATATTCCCTGTTGAAAACCCGGTACTCCTAATAAAATACCAAAAATCTAAAATAGCCACTCAAATAATTAAAGGAACTATAGAAATTCTTATATTTTTTTATTTATTTGCATTAAACATTATCCAATCAATATCTGCAGAAATTTATAAGTTCCAAACATTTGAATTTGTAAAAGCTTTTTTATTATTTATTTCTTTTTATGCCATATTTAAAGTAGTAGATCTTCCCTTTGTTATTATTGACACCTTCTATATTGAAAAATTTTTCGGCTTTAGCAAAATAACAAAAAGATTATTTTTGAAAGATATGTGTTTACAGACAATTTTAGGAATAATTTTACTTTTTGTGATCTCATTCATAATAATAAATTTTATATATATATCAGGACCAATTTGGTGGATATTATCGTCTTGTTTTCTTATATTGTTAAGTTTCCTTATTCTATATATTTATCCAATATTTATTGCTCCGATGTTTAACAAGTTTACACCTCTATCAGATATAGAATTGGAATCAAAAATAAAGGATATTTTAGAAAAAACAGGATTTTCTCTTGAAAACGTCTTTATAATGGACGCTTCAAAGAGATCAACTCACTCAAATGCTTATTTTACAGGTTTTGGAAAGAAAAAAAGATTAGTCTTGTTTGATACGTTTCTTAAAAATCACAATCACTCTGAAATAATATCGGTTCTTTCTCATGAACTAGGGCACTTTAAACATAATCATATTTTTAAAATGTTTTTGCTAAATGCTTTAGTTATAATTTTAGCTATGTTTATCAGCGAAAAATTACTTCAAATGAACTGCATATCTAATATTTTTGGTTTTAACAATTCTTTATATAACAAAATATTTATAATCTTCACAATATTTTTGCCGCTTGGAAACATAATTTTTAACTTAATATTTATGCCACTAC comes from Thermodesulfobium acidiphilum and encodes:
- a CDS encoding M48 family metallopeptidase encodes the protein MQQTGYIFIFLVIIVNLFGVFLEFLNLKNININNLEKIKKIFPVENPVLLIKYQKSKIATQIIKGTIEILIFFYLFALNIIQSISAEIYKFQTFEFVKAFLLFISFYAIFKVVDLPFVIIDTFYIEKFFGFSKITKRLFLKDMCLQTILGIILLFVISFIIINFIYISGPIWWILSSCFLILLSFLILYIYPIFIAPMFNKFTPLSDIELESKIKDILEKTGFSLENVFIMDASKRSTHSNAYFTGFGKKKRLVLFDTFLKNHNHSEIISVLSHELGHFKHNHIFKMFLLNALVIILAMFISEKLLQMNCISNIFGFNNSLYNKIFIIFTIFLPLGNIIFNLIFMPLLRLNEYQADEFAIKLTMDPETFKNTLIKLYKDNLSNPIPHPLYVFFNYSHPPLVDRIRHIFNFYDRYKAKCSESN